Within Planococcus citri chromosome 2, ihPlaCitr1.1, whole genome shotgun sequence, the genomic segment GTCAAACTGACAGTCCGTGAAAACTGACACTGGTAACGCCAGAAACTGGTTGCGGAGGTTTCAGAAACTAGTCTTCCTAATCACCAACAGCTAGGTCTTGACTACGAACCCATGTAGCCCAATGACTTCGCaaatatcgaataaaaatcTCGAATTACAATTAATTTAGAGCGAAAATGTCAGATTATGGGTCGCCAATCGCATCATGAGGGCTAGATTCGACAAATAATACAAACAGCAGCCACCATCCATATAAAATACCATCAATATTGAATTCACAAAATATCCATTATCAGTTCATTACACTATCAGTAACActtcacgaaaaaatcaaattattaattatataCGAGGGTAAGAACATAGAATCAAACACCAAACGATACACAACCACTTCACTGAGTCATATGCATTAATTCGATTCGAAATATCAATTAACATTAGAAATATCAGTGAAAACTTAGCAACGAGGTGTTGGTacattaccggtaatttttggtaaatttactgatgatttttggtaaattactggtgatttttggtaaattactggtaatttttggtaaattactggtgatttttggtaaattactggtaatttttggtaaattaccggtaatttttggtaaattaccggtaattcttggtaaattaccggtaattcttggtaaattaccggtaatttttggcaaattaccggtaatttttggcaaattaccggtaatttttggcaaattaccggtaatttttggtaaacaactggtaatttctggtaaactactggtaatttctggtaaattgtgggtattttttggtaaatgactggtaattcttgataaattattggtaatcTCTGAGTAGAGTTGACCAATATGAATAATTCCTTTAGGTGATTCAATTCTCACTCGTCAACAACACTACTACTGTACCTAGTTCTGAgcctttctggagccttcaacgatttttatgatttttccagGTATTCCAAATTACTCTGGAAAggccaaaaacaaattttgggaCCTCTATCTTTGGTGGATGCTTATCGAGCACAATCTCGaccgtttttatttttaggtggTTACCGTAAAACTTTAGAAACACAAGTtcagaagtaaatttttaacgGATTTGTACTTAAAtctcagaaaaatttaaaatgttgaattttcaaacgtacgAATATGTAACAAAAACGGTCAACAGAGTGCTTAATAAACACAGAGCAAAGCTATAGGCGCTGAAGTTCAATTTTGGCCTTTCCAGAATGGTGTGAAATTGCTAGAAACATTTTGAACGTTCGCCGGGGCGCTGGGGGAtccaaaaaaggtcaaattgcgATGTTTTCGAATCTTATGATCATGTAGATTACACCAAACGATTGATAATAATGTGGAAATTTCCATAATTCATTGGAGCCCACTGACCATTTTTTCCGCTCCTCTGTGTAGAATAAATATATAGGTGCCTACAGATATGCATGTCACAAAACTCTTTATCATTCATATTTTGCGATTTTATCGCTATGCAACATCAGTTGGGTAGGTATAGCTAAAGATGATATCATACATTGACAAGCATTGTTTCATTTGTAATGTGCCAAAATATTCGCCAGGcatatttcgagatttttttacgtaggtatgaCGCGAGTGATGGTTGCGAAAATGAATTACTATTTACTCATTTATGTATGTTTAATGGGTCTTCTAACTGTAGTAAGtacaaaatatgtatgtataggtattttaaatactattcgagtacctataggtaggatAAATGAGCAATTTAATTAAGCATTTACTGCCATGTTTCATCATTTTACACTTAGAATAGTCAGATGACTCAATACGCCAACAGATTCAGAAATTTCAGCATCGAGTCTGAAACTGGCAGCGCTCATTTGGTTACGATGAAAATATACCAAGATAAAAAAGAACATAAGATAGCTGCGACGGTGAACATTACCAAGGATATTCATGTTAAAAGTGTAAGTTCTTCTTTAACTGGTAACCTGGtagatacctaagtacctacttacaataagaaacaaaacaaaaaaaaaacgattcatATTAATGTTGTATTTTTCCCCTCTTAACATAAAGATTGAAGTTATTGTATACCGATGCTCGTTTGAAAAATCCGactgcgaaaattttcaaaaatggaagttcactcgaaatttgaaatcagttgTTTACATGAAGAATCAAATATGGACTCCGATTTTCGACCACATTACACCAAAACTGGATATTCCGTTCATTAAAAAAGTTCGACAttgcattaaaatttaaaatcaaagttcaaacgagaataggtaaggtacctaagatttgtacctaattttaattttttttttttttcggttcatTACAGAACATTTATCAAACGCCAAATGCAAATCTGGACACAAAAGCGGGAGTAACGTGGTATCCGGAATTGGCAAATTATTTCTGGCGAGCTGATGTAATATTAAATGATCAAAAAGATAAGAAAGcttttgtaatgaaattggaACTGGAGATATTCACTTTTGTTGAAAGGAATAACAAAAAGGATCGAGGAAGCACACGAATAACAAAGACAAGAAGCCAATAAATTACGCATTTTTTGTAAAGTTGGaatcatgttttattttacttaaacgaaggaaaaattgattcattgtGCTAATATTCTTTTGAATTAACTGATCCCAAAACACTTGACATGAATTTAGTGAATTATTCCATCTCAAACCAGTCCTTTTTTaggcatacctacctatttggatttacctgaaaaataattttttcgtcataATGCCCAACATTGGAGTCCTCTGTTTGCTCGGAGCTGGTGAAACTTGGAGAAAGTTAagagctataggtacctaatttcaaaaatatttgtagagaatttcaaaacttcaaagttgaactttcaataaaaaaattggttgaTATATTCAGAATCAGCCCatttaaaaatgtgtaaatgGATCTGTCATACGATATCGGGTACAGTCGGAAATACTTCGTTCCACTTGttctatttttctgaaatttttctattgtgGTAACTGATACGTGATAACTCTCAAACTCTGTTCTTACCGTACTACATTATGATTACATTACTAGTTCAGCATTTTCCATAATATTAATCGTTAGATGGATcaattatcatcatttcaagGTGGTTTTTTAATAAAGTTACCTAAAAGCCTGATAGTGTTGATACATATCGTTCATCAACTGAACATACTCCACGAAACATATTACCTATGTACGCAAATTTGGAAtatatgagttgaaaaacaattgtcGAAAGCTCGGAAATACGTAATAATCTACTTAATTCAAtactgttttttcatattttctgctGGTAGCAGAAACTCTCTCGCCTCTACCAAATGTTTCTagtgttgcaaaatttttaggggttgatgttcaatgcaatttaaaatgggatGTATACATTAATAAATTAACCTGTCGtttgtcatctataaactttCTACTCTTTCAGCTAAgacaaattacaaatcaaaaaactctcagacttgcatattttggactattccactCTACATTGGCCTATGGGGTGGTTTTTTGGGGAGGTAATGCATCATATGTCAAGCAAATTCTCACACTTCTCACACTACAAAAACGTGcgataagaacaatttataaaataactctaagacaaacatgcaggcccatctttgttgataataaaatcctcactacaatatcacaatatattttggacatatctctcatggtttatacgaaggttataacctttccaaaaattacccatccataCAGCACAAGATCACTAGGTAACCTTAGAACTCCCCACCACCGTACAAAACTTCTCCGGTGTAGTGCTGTATCATCTGCAGCAAAAGTATACAATCGGATTCCAGGGAGTGTTAAAAAccagccaactgcaaaaaaatttaaaattgctctcaAAGAATGGCTGATCAATAGTGCTTTTTATACCCTGGAGGAATATCTTGGCTACTCTGATCAATAAttgcttgaattttgattttgtatgtatagtttcaaatcttcatctttttatgttttaatcatgtcttttattttatttaaatctgaaaattgtatcttatacgtagataagtaatcaaaaatttttacagttttcaattaTGTAATGCTCAACGTGATATAATGGCAGCACATtgctgccgcatgtatctcaaatatacaatttgaatttgaatttgaatcttCGCCTCTACAGTGACAGtggtttttcaatcaacatCAACTATCAAGTAATTTCATAATGAACATCATTAGTATTGGGCTTTAGTTGTGGAAAAAGAAACCGAAAAATACTTaacaccaaaaatttgaatttgaaaaactagtGTTAGGGAAGATCATcgtcaaataaaaatgataaaatcatCGCACCGACAAAGCAGTAGGATTTGGCCTTTGGGAACTGGAAAGAACCGAAAGATGacgatgaaataataaatacaagttGAAGGAAGTACCTTTGACAATACCCGACAGcttccgagtttttgcaccggaaaaaaaattaatgcactttaacgtctagtGACATTGCTGTTTTTTCAAGAGCTATTCTTCTTCCAATTTCCTTGGCTGATCCTCCATGAGGCACAAGTATCCACAAGAGAATCCAAATAAATGaatgagttcactttttcaaattcattcagggCTTCGGATTCTGGTAAGTATCCTGCTCTATCAGCaaccatgaccttggttttccccACATTTATGAGGAGTCCCATGTCCTCACTGACCATCCTAACATGCTTCATCAGTTCTGCCAGTTCCTCTTCACTTAAGGCTATTAAGGTGGTGTCATCAGCGTAACAGAGATTGGAGATACTTCTCCTCCTATCTTGATGCTGTCTTCCCAGTTCTCTAAGGCTTTTTGCATGATGTACTCACCACAGATGTTCAACAGCAGAGGTGTGAGTATGTAGTCCTGCCTTATTACTCTCCGTTCTTACTGAAACGGGTTCAACTCTTCTCCACCTACTCTCATCATCATCTCATTCTTGTCATATAGTGATTTGATCAGCTCAATTAGGTGCTCTGGGGCTCCCATCTTGCATAGTATCTCATAGGCATACAGCTTTGTCTGATTGACACAGTCTAAGGCCTTTGCACAGTCAACGAAGCGTAGTACTGCAGGGATGTTGAAtgcacagaatttttcaattacctatttgtCTGATGTTCAAAATCTGCTCTCTTATACTTACCTCTTCCAGGCATAAAACCTGCCTGTTCAGGTGGTATCTGCCTATGCATGTATGCCTTGATCCTATTGTTGATTATTTGGAGCATCACTTTGCTGGCATGTGGAATTAGTGCAACACCTCCTATAATAAAAGGCCTGGGCGCTGGTTTCATGACATCACAACTGTAGGTCGACCAATGTACTACAGTACAATACGTTTAGTacacaaaatcaaactttttaaaagaaaataccactaaaattccaattttattttagttaCTATTATTTACTGCATATTAGAcacattattaaaatgaaaaaagtattttaagtATCACAGATTCAACTATTTCAGTGGGTAACATACTAATACTGATCTAAAAACAAGAACATGGATATGGAAAAACGAACATATCTTTTgtgatttaaattaaaataaattttaaaaaccattcaCTGATTAAAAATGTACAGTAGATATGGTAAACATACtcgataaatatttttaaacctaTTTTCCAGTGTAATCAATCTCAATTGTAAGGGTTGAAAACTTAGtagtagaagaagaagaagtaaaaaaattacccttcaATGTAAACCTACCTAAGAGATTCATGGATTTATTTAATATGGAAGAAAAGTTGGTGTACCGCAATTCTAGGCAGAATCTAAAATTAACCTGTAAAGGTATGAAAAATCATAATGTAATTctactaacaagggaggtgccccaggtgacatgcaccaattttaatgattcttacaccattggatagaggacatcgaacatagtctaccacaaaattttcagctgctgaagttgatattttgatttttcagagcaattttcgattttcacatagcaattgtgaaaatagaaaaatcaccctggaagggtcaaatatcaacttcagcagctgacaatttcaccatgggctagtcttatcattagggctaggatttttatgataatgctttttttttgtagcaataccctatacggcataaatatattttctttgcgtttcattccattctgaggcaaatagtgaaagttgatagtgcttttttttgctttttttgggtgtaaatgctttaaaatgcttattttgggctaaaaacgcagaaaattttgcttttttggggctttttttcatcgttagcgctttttttggtaaaaaattggtaaaattgaagaaattagttcccaaaatacaaaaatttatcaacttttgcacatttttgaaaaagatcagtttaaaaaaacaagagagaaaaaactgaaaattaacagattcagttttcatttttcaatttttattttattttatttttttctaattttttgtttcagttttttcctttttttttcattttcttctttttgttcattttggttcatgttgtacatatatttaagggaggtatcttgctgggtttgaaaaaaccttcattttgatatgtaacaTGGTCGGATTTGACagcgcttttttttgcttttttcttacatttttaatgcttttttatagcgcttaaaacgtgtttgatagcgcttaaaaatcctagccctacttatcataatatgtattgaaatgctcaaataatgtggaaggtttcggtatgcgacctccgccgactgtttttgaccaatttttccagattgcaatgtgaaaatcaaaaaatcgccctggagggctcaaatatcaacttcagcagctgaaaatttcactgtgggctagtctcatcatgtGTAtcgaaatgcccaaataatattgaaggtttcggtatgcgacctccaccgactatttttggctaatttttcaaaattgcaatgtgaaaattgaaaaattgctctgcaaaatcgaaatatcaacttcagcagctgaaaattttgtggtagactatgttcaaTGTCCTCTAtacaatggtgcaagaatcatttaaaTTGGTGCATGttacctggggcacctcccttgtaagtattaatgaatgaatgaatgaattgtactaccatgaaaaaaatgcatgtaaaaataatgttgattcTTACACTTTATTTCAATAATGATGATGGTATCATGTCAGATGTAACTTAAGAATTTGTGCtcatttatttgttttattcaaatatAGTTATACATTTTTTACCTCATGCATAGGTGCttaaataatacctaccaaTTTGTTTACCTCTATTTTTATACACTTTTGTACACTTTTCATTTAGACCTAATGTAAAGAATATACttatacctagttacctacttcATTTCTCATTCGTGATGGTATTTCAAGACTGCTTGAGTTTACGCGAACATTTCTTCAAAACCTCGCTAAAAAtcttttcacagtttattagtatctgagagacctccatcctaccaaattttgagctcaataaaaatttttgctggtactcaaaaatccaatttttcgtaatttcgatattttgggaacccctggaaaactagaaacctgcgatttgcgccaaacgcgacgttttgaggtatatattcgattatttagatgaaaaagttgaattaagctccctgtgtattcgtaattttgaacccttttttttagagccccccattttaggcacccctaaaaaaggcgtctatgcatattttttgaaataaattgaagaatttacatttgaaatacactagcaagtgctcgataatttttcatatgatttttcctgtaactttcaaaattgagctattttgtgtcaaattctgagatttaactcttcgaaaagatgTTGAAATCACGTTGTCACGATTTCATCAaagtaaaaatctcagaatttgacccaaaatacgagtagctcaattttgaaagttacaggaaaaatcgtATGAAAAACTATCGAACACTGGCTGGTGTGTTTCAAacgtaatttcttcaatttatttgaaaaaatatgcataaacgccattttaggggtgcctaaaatgaggggctctaaaaaaaagggttcaaaattacgaataaacaGGAAgcttaatttaactttttcatctaaataatcgaatatatacctcaaaacgttacgtttggcgcaaatcgcagggtcttagttttccaggggttcccaaaatatcaaaattacgaaaaattggaaaattggatttttgagtatcagcgaaaatttttattgagctcaaaatttggtatgatggaggtcttttagatactaataaactgtaaaaagctttttagcgaggttcaaaggggtaggatcaaaatggtggttccaaaattttccaaaaatcaaaacccccccaAAAATCTGCCTCCGAGGTTCGAAAGTAGAAAAATCACCTTGCGTAACGTTTATCGGCTTtgaacagatattttacgctaaaaaagtttttgaaaataatactcagtgattcctaaaatcattttcttattcgcaactttgggaacccctggagcccaaaaaatggtaattttgagtTAACtgaccacggattcgtatttcagacatttattacaacatttttagagtgaTCAAGTCGAAAATTAGGTGgggccaaaaagtggccttatcgcaactcctcctttacTTATTGAACTGACTTGCCCATATTTTTATCGCAACGGCAAAAATCGGTTATACGAGGTCCCAAATAGTCACCCACTACGATTGCAGCTCCCTAAGTTTATATTTAAGCGTTTGGggcaaatttgaaatgtttagcGAAAATCAACATTGAGCCGCGGACGCTCCGAAATGTCTGAAGAGGgcgtttttcgcaatttttgggTGTGCAACGTGGGTCCTTGTGGTTTTACACACTTTTCGCcaaagccaaaaaattacctacaaattcgttagaaaattcaaaagtgaacttCAGCAGCAACATGAGATAGGAAaagcccctgtcctcggattttgaTAGTCTACTTACAGGGTATATTGTTTAGTACGCcgcaaaaataatttctagCCCATTAGCCTGCCTCCCACCACACCCTCGCTCCTCCAGCGGaccaaaaaacgcatttttcagGTAAAAGTTCTATAGAAACGCGTgtttgagaaatgtttttttctataAACGAATACCTATGGTTAGAGGAGACATGGGCCTAGTTATCACTCACGTCAGTGGAACGAAATGTAAATTGTGCCGAGTTACCCCTATTAAGGGGGGATGGGAGTTGGAGGAGGATTGGTGAAAGTCGGTAAGCAATTAAGCATATCACTAAAACACTTTTGGCTCAAACATAAAGATGGATATGTATACTTAATAGTGCGGAGTAATTGGAAAGCCTTCTCTCCTGCTGGTGTGTTCATTAGACTCACTTAAAACTGAGCTTTTCTTATATTGTAACAGACTTTTCAATAGATACTATTGCTTTTGCCCCTGACGATcgaaatgtttggaaaattacttTGAAAGTACATACTACCTACTCAGGTAATATGTATTTATCGTTCAACTATTGAAAATGTCGAAACAAATAAGTACttaatatcaaatttttgtatgtGTATACTTACTTTtacttacctacgagtacgacGTACGTGCGAAATGATTCCAGTTTATTTCTGAAGTGTAGTATAAGTACCCCTTGCTATCGTGGGATAGACTGTACTTATGACATGAATTCGAGGAGCTTACGTCAGAGAATAAATCTAGAGTGGGAAATGGAAAAGTTTATGacgctaggtacttacctacctagcgGCAGTATGTTTTTATTCGATGTAATAGTAAGAACGTGTGATATATGTTCGAccgttttctttttattttttattattcaatttgcaATGTAAAGTGTTTCTAATTCGAATGATTAATTaaactatttttcaatgatctaaTATTCGTGTCGTGAAAGTTAATTTGCTCAAAGGAACATGTTTTTCTGATTGATTCGAGTATTGGA encodes:
- the LOC135834367 gene encoding uncharacterized protein LOC135834367 translates to MTRVMVAKMNYYLLIYVCLMGLLTVNSQMTQYANRFRNFSIESETGSAHLVTMKIYQDKKEHKIAATVNITKDIHVKSIEVIVYRCSFEKSDCENFQKWKFTRNLKSVVYMKNQIWTPIFDHITPKLDIPFIKKNIYQTPNANLDTKAGVTWYPELANYFWRADVILNDQKDKKAFVMKLELEIFTFVERNNKKDRGSTRITKTRSQ